A part of Actinomycetota bacterium genomic DNA contains:
- a CDS encoding phosphatase PAP2 family protein, whose translation MPRRPLLLAAGAGCLAAVVGLGLAVRQQAGWLDRAVPDAARPLLPPESRLVQALSSEAGWPPGALLMTLLPLAAATGFLAGEVRRHGFPAVVARWRWLLPALAALPVLYALRVAFGRPGPGEVAHDGPLYVGAYPSGAALALGLGWTVGVLVVGARRPRWRPWLLAAMALALVLHLLVRAVTGKHWATDILGSYLLVAGAFVLAAASRGRAGG comes from the coding sequence ATGCCGCGCCGGCCGCTCCTGCTGGCCGCGGGGGCCGGGTGCCTGGCCGCCGTCGTCGGGCTCGGGCTGGCCGTCCGCCAGCAGGCCGGCTGGCTGGACCGTGCCGTCCCCGACGCCGCCCGGCCCCTCCTGCCGCCCGAGAGCCGGCTGGTGCAGGCGCTCAGCAGCGAGGCCGGCTGGCCGCCGGGCGCCCTGCTGATGACGTTGCTGCCGCTCGCGGCCGCCACCGGCTTCCTCGCCGGCGAGGTCCGCCGGCACGGGTTCCCGGCGGTGGTCGCCCGCTGGCGCTGGCTGCTGCCGGCGCTGGCCGCCCTCCCTGTCCTCTACGCCCTGCGGGTGGCGTTCGGGCGTCCCGGCCCCGGGGAGGTGGCCCACGACGGGCCGCTCTACGTCGGCGCCTACCCCTCGGGGGCGGCCCTGGCCCTCGGCCTCGGCTGGACGGTGGGGGTGCTGGTCGTGGGCGCGCGGCGGCCGCGCTGGCGGCCGTGGCTGCTGGCCGCCATGGCCCTCGCCCTGGTCCTGCACCTGCTCGTCCGCGCCGTCACCGGCAAGCACTGGGCGACCGACATCCTCGGGTCATACCTGCTGGTCGCCGGGGCGTTCGTGCTCGCCGCCGCCTCCCGGGGCCGGGCCGGGGGCTAG
- a CDS encoding CoA transferase → MSGPLEGLVVADLSRVLAGPFATMLLGDLGADVIKVEHPGGGDETRAWGPPWQGGHSTYYLAVNRNKRSVALDLKTDAGRRAARALAGRADVLVENFKAGALERLGLGFEEVARDNPGLVWCSVSGFGRGAGADLPGYDFLVQAMSGLMSITGPAGGEPTKVGVALVDVLTGLYAFGGVLAALGERERTGRGQRVEVSLLGSALASLVNQASSYLCTGRPPVAMGNRHPSIAPYETLATADRPLVVAVGNDAQFARLCRVLGLPEAAADPRFATNADRVTNREALVGLLEEALAARGADDWAADLAGAGVPCGQVNDVGEAFALAERLGLDPVADAGGIPQVANPIRLSSSPASYRLPPPALGEHTAEVLAWLGIPS, encoded by the coding sequence ATGAGCGGTCCCCTGGAGGGGCTGGTCGTGGCCGACCTCTCCAGGGTGCTGGCCGGGCCGTTCGCGACCATGCTCCTGGGCGACCTGGGGGCCGACGTGATCAAGGTCGAGCACCCCGGCGGCGGGGACGAGACCCGCGCCTGGGGGCCGCCCTGGCAGGGCGGGCACAGCACCTACTACCTGGCCGTCAACCGCAACAAGCGCAGCGTCGCCCTCGACCTCAAGACCGACGCCGGCCGGCGGGCCGCCCGGGCCCTGGCCGGCCGGGCCGACGTGCTGGTCGAGAACTTCAAGGCGGGCGCGCTGGAGCGGCTCGGGCTCGGCTTCGAGGAGGTGGCGCGGGACAACCCGGGCCTGGTCTGGTGCTCCGTCTCCGGGTTCGGACGGGGCGCGGGGGCGGACCTGCCCGGCTACGACTTCCTGGTCCAGGCCATGAGCGGGCTGATGAGCATCACCGGCCCGGCCGGGGGCGAGCCGACCAAGGTCGGGGTCGCCCTGGTCGACGTGCTCACCGGGCTGTACGCCTTCGGCGGCGTCCTGGCCGCCCTTGGCGAGCGGGAGCGGACCGGGCGCGGGCAGCGGGTCGAGGTCAGCCTGCTCGGCTCGGCCCTGGCCAGCCTGGTCAACCAGGCGTCCTCGTACCTCTGCACCGGCCGGCCGCCGGTGGCCATGGGCAACCGCCACCCCAGCATCGCCCCCTACGAGACCCTGGCCACCGCCGACCGGCCGCTGGTCGTCGCCGTCGGCAACGACGCCCAGTTCGCCCGCCTCTGCCGGGTCCTGGGCCTGCCCGAGGCGGCCGCCGACCCGCGGTTCGCCACCAACGCCGACCGGGTGACCAACCGCGAGGCCCTGGTCGGCCTGCTGGAGGAGGCCCTGGCCGCCCGTGGGGCGGACGACTGGGCGGCCGACCTGGCCGGCGCCGGGGTCCCCTGCGGCCAGGTCAACGACGTCGGGGAGGCGTTCGCGCTGGCCGAGCGGCTCGGCCTCGACCCGGTGGCCGACGCCGGCGGGATCCCCCAGGTGGCCAACCCGATCCGCCTGTCCTCCTCCCCCGCCTCCTACCGGCTGCCCCCGCCCGCCCTCGGCGAGCACACCGCCGAGGTGCTGGCCTGGCTCGGCATCCCGTCGTAG
- a CDS encoding transglycosylase family protein, producing MARTHAHHLARTARLSVVTGLGAAVLASAFALPATAEPVNAVQRGPTKIVAAQTDQKRKKVVVKQGDSLSKIAKKAKLSSWRPIWDLNKNIHHPNLIYPGQKLLIPAKGEKVKHRPLPALAVTRVVSQEQPAATSSSGSRRSTVTRSASAPAGGGGVWDRLAQCESGGNWGINTGNGYSGGLQFAPGTWRANGGSGSAHNASRAEQIRVAERVRASQGWGAWPACSAKLGLR from the coding sequence TTGGCACGCACGCATGCACATCACTTAGCCCGGACGGCCCGCCTGAGCGTCGTCACCGGCCTCGGAGCGGCGGTCCTCGCCTCGGCGTTCGCGCTGCCGGCGACGGCCGAGCCCGTCAACGCCGTCCAGCGCGGCCCGACCAAGATCGTCGCCGCCCAGACCGACCAGAAGCGCAAGAAGGTCGTGGTCAAGCAGGGCGACAGCCTCAGCAAGATCGCCAAGAAGGCGAAGCTGTCGAGCTGGCGGCCGATCTGGGACCTGAACAAGAACATCCACCACCCGAACCTCATCTACCCCGGGCAGAAGCTGCTGATCCCCGCCAAGGGCGAGAAGGTCAAGCACCGCCCGCTCCCGGCGCTGGCCGTGACCCGCGTCGTCTCCCAGGAGCAGCCCGCGGCGACCTCGTCGTCCGGCTCCCGGCGCTCGACCGTGACCCGGTCGGCCTCGGCGCCGGCCGGCGGCGGCGGCGTCTGGGACCGCCTGGCCCAGTGCGAGTCCGGCGGCAACTGGGGCATCAACACCGGCAACGGCTACTCCGGCGGCCTCCAGTTCGCTCCCGGCACCTGGCGTGCCAACGGCGGCAGCGGTTCGGCCCACAACGCCAGCCGCGCCGAGCAGATCCGCGTCGCCGAGCGCGTCCGGGCCTCCCAGGGCTGGGGCGCCTGGCCTGCCTGCTCGGCCAAGCTCGGCCTCCGCTGA
- a CDS encoding aldehyde dehydrogenase family protein: MTQQASLLTSRVGAGRADGGRRHRSVNPAHTGDVVAEVLLASPATFVDACRAARQAQPGWAATPAPVRGRVVKHLGRLVEENAEALARLVTREIGKPLAEARGEVTEIVDTCDFFAGEGRRLYGQTVPSEMPDKQLFTFRQPVGVAAVITAGNFPVAVPSWYLVPALLCGNAVVWKPAECAPATAEALAQLCWHAGLPDGVLNLVQADGPSTFEGLGAALEAGLVDKVGFTGSTEVGRRIGELCGRHLQVPCLELGGKNPLVVMPDADLDLAVEGALFSGFGTAGQRCTSLGTVIAHREVHDEFLARFAAAVEGAAVGDPFQDVLYGPMIDQRFCDRFLGWLDLVQPHHRVHGSTGTGRITAANPRRGFVGDPGDGLYCHPTIVSGVTAGDELYRRETFGPIVGVAACGSLEEAVELANGHGYGLSAAIYTRDPATAFRFRAGVGSGMVSVNNSTSGAEAHLPFGGNGRSGNGSRQSGIWVLDQFTRWQALNWDYAGRLQKAQMDVAEPTPDRDFRI; encoded by the coding sequence ATGACCCAGCAGGCGTCGCTGCTCACCTCCCGCGTCGGCGCGGGGCGGGCTGACGGCGGACGGCGGCACCGGTCGGTGAACCCCGCCCACACCGGCGACGTGGTCGCCGAGGTCCTGCTGGCCTCCCCGGCCACCTTCGTCGACGCCTGCCGGGCGGCCCGCCAGGCCCAGCCGGGCTGGGCGGCCACGCCGGCCCCGGTCCGGGGCCGGGTCGTCAAGCACCTGGGCCGCCTGGTCGAGGAGAACGCCGAGGCCCTGGCCCGCCTCGTCACCCGCGAGATCGGCAAGCCGCTGGCCGAGGCGCGCGGCGAGGTCACCGAGATCGTCGACACCTGCGACTTCTTCGCCGGCGAGGGCCGGCGGCTCTACGGCCAGACGGTCCCGAGCGAGATGCCCGACAAGCAGCTGTTCACCTTCCGCCAGCCGGTCGGGGTGGCCGCCGTGATCACCGCCGGCAACTTCCCGGTGGCGGTGCCCTCCTGGTACCTGGTCCCGGCGCTGCTCTGCGGCAACGCGGTCGTCTGGAAGCCGGCCGAGTGCGCCCCGGCCACCGCCGAGGCCCTGGCCCAGCTCTGCTGGCACGCCGGCCTGCCCGACGGCGTCCTCAACCTCGTCCAGGCCGACGGGCCGTCCACCTTCGAGGGGCTGGGCGCCGCCCTGGAAGCCGGCCTGGTCGACAAGGTCGGCTTCACCGGGTCGACCGAGGTGGGCCGGCGCATCGGCGAGCTCTGCGGCCGCCACCTGCAGGTGCCCTGCCTGGAGCTGGGCGGCAAGAACCCGCTGGTGGTGATGCCCGACGCCGACCTCGACCTGGCCGTCGAGGGGGCGCTGTTCAGCGGCTTCGGCACCGCCGGCCAGCGCTGCACCTCGCTGGGCACGGTGATCGCCCACCGCGAGGTCCACGACGAGTTCCTGGCCCGGTTCGCGGCCGCGGTGGAGGGGGCCGCCGTCGGCGACCCGTTCCAGGACGTGCTCTACGGGCCCATGATCGACCAGCGCTTCTGCGACCGGTTCCTGGGCTGGCTGGACCTGGTCCAGCCCCACCACCGGGTCCACGGTTCGACCGGGACGGGGCGGATCACCGCCGCCAACCCGCGCCGGGGCTTCGTCGGCGACCCCGGCGACGGCCTCTACTGCCACCCGACGATCGTCTCCGGGGTGACCGCCGGCGACGAGTTGTACCGGCGCGAGACCTTCGGCCCGATCGTCGGGGTGGCCGCCTGCGGGTCCCTTGAGGAGGCGGTGGAGCTGGCCAACGGCCACGGCTACGGCCTGTCGGCGGCGATCTACACCCGCGACCCGGCGACCGCCTTCCGCTTCCGCGCCGGCGTCGGGTCGGGGATGGTCAGCGTCAACAACTCGACCTCGGGGGCCGAGGCCCACCTGCCGTTCGGGGGCAACGGCCGCTCCGGCAACGGCAGCCGCCAGTCCGGCATCTGGGTCCTGGACCAGTTCACCCGCTGGCAGGCGCTCAACTGGGACTACGCCGGCCGGTTGCAGAAGGCCCAGATGGACGTTGCCGAGCCCACCCCCGACCGGGACTTCCGAATATGA